In the Phaeobacter piscinae genome, GATGGCTATTTGCGCCCGCTTGAAGAAGGGCTCGCCGATCTGCCGCAGCTGACCTGCACACCTGAAGGCGCGGCCAAGCTGCGCAATGGCAATCCCGGAATGGTGCTCGCCTCCGATGTTGAATACGGCGAGGAAGCCTGGGCCTCACTGGATGGTCTGGCTGTTGCGGTTGGACACTACAAAGCCGGCGAGCTGCATCCCAGCCGGGTCTTCGTCCGTTAGCCTGTGGTTGACAGCGGCGCGAGGTCTGGGCACCACGGGCGCCATGATCCATCGCAGCCACACCAAGGGCGACGCGCCTTCAACCGCGGTCTATTCCGACTGCGAGCAGTATCGATATAGCCTCAGCCGGATCTGGGATCCGGCGGGGACACGGGTGATGTTTGTGATGCTCAACCCGTCTACCGCGACTGAGGTGCAGAACGATCCAACGATCGAGCGCTGCGAGAGACGCGCGCGCACCTTGGGACATGGCGGATTTCGCGCCACCAATATCTTTGCCTTTCGGGCCACTGATCCGCGTGACATGAAACGTGCGGCGGACCCGATTGGCCCTGATAATCTCGGAATAATTCTGGAGGGTGCGGCCTGGGCGGATCAGGTGATCTGCGCCTGGGGCACCCACGGCGCGTTTCGTCAGCAAGGTGATCAAGTTGCGGCGGCGCTTGTCGAAACCGGTAGGCCGTTGTTTCATCTCGGACTAAGCAAGGCCGGTCATCCCAAACACCCGCTCTACATTCGCTACGACCAGAAACCTGAACCCTGGCGGCCCAAGTCGGCATAAGATCTTGCTAACCATCGCTTTCGATTTGGTTTGATATACAACCATTGCGTGTTCAATATTGATCATGCGGGTGTTCCGCGTGTTTTGTAAGGGGTCGCCGGAATGTTGATGCTGGCTGCAATGTTGGGGGTCGCCGCCGTTGGTGGCATCTTGTTGATTGACGAGGGGGGCGATGACCCGGAAAGCTCTGACGTCAATGACCACGCGGCAGAGGGAAATACCGATGAAACCTCCTCCCTAGCTTCACTTGTCTCCACGGGGACCTCCGGGAGCGATCAGCTTGGCGGCGGCGATGCGGATGATTCTCTACAAGGTCTTGCGGGACACGATCAGCTGAACGGCTACTCCGGCGATGACGGGGTGCTGGGCGGCGATGGTGACGATTCTTTGCATGGTGGAGAGGGCCACGACACGCTGCAGGGTGGGGATGGAGATGATCTTCTGCACGGTGACGATGGCGATGACCTGCTGTCCGGAGACGACGATGACGACAGGTTGTTCGGCCACTTCGGTGAGGACATGCTTGACGGCGGTGCAGGCGATGATCAGGCCCACGGCGGTCACGGTAATGATACGCTGGTCGGGGCTGACGGGCGCGACGCGCTGCACGGGAACGACGATGATGATCATCTGACAGGTGGGCAGGGGCAGGACACGCTGTTCGGCGGCACTGGCGATGATCGTCTGGTCGGCAATGATGATGGTGACGCCACGGATTATCTGAACGGCGGTGACGGCGATGACACGATACTTGCCGGGGCCGGTGATATCGTGACCGCCGGCACAGGCGCCGA is a window encoding:
- a CDS encoding DUF1643 domain-containing protein, whose amino-acid sequence is MIHRSHTKGDAPSTAVYSDCEQYRYSLSRIWDPAGTRVMFVMLNPSTATEVQNDPTIERCERRARTLGHGGFRATNIFAFRATDPRDMKRAADPIGPDNLGIILEGAAWADQVICAWGTHGAFRQQGDQVAAALVETGRPLFHLGLSKAGHPKHPLYIRYDQKPEPWRPKSA
- a CDS encoding calcium-binding protein, with amino-acid sequence MLMLAAMLGVAAVGGILLIDEGGDDPESSDVNDHAAEGNTDETSSLASLVSTGTSGSDQLGGGDADDSLQGLAGHDQLNGYSGDDGVLGGDGDDSLHGGEGHDTLQGGDGDDLLHGDDGDDLLSGDDDDDRLFGHFGEDMLDGGAGDDQAHGGHGNDTLVGADGRDALHGNDDDDHLTGGQGQDTLFGGTGDDRLVGNDDGDATDYLNGGDGDDTILAGAGDIVTAGTGADSILVGAGDFYISEDANGDNAAPTAPIDLSDFNSNEDQLVVIWDKFGSDTPVVDVSNNPDTPGEHIVTIDGEEVLRVIGLAELTASDILVVDQDAAVGFGVIAKESGDGGLTLE